The genome window TTTCCGCTGGATGAAGGGCGCGGCATAGGAATAGGCCTTGGCCCGATCGCCCTCCGCCATCGCGGTCAACTGGTTCTGGATGATGGCGGCAACGGCGTTTCGGCCGTCCCCGTCCTGTGCCTGCGCGGTGATCGCGCCGACCGCCGCCAGGCCGGCGACAAGTAGCACTGCATAGAAGATCCGCATGATACGGCCTCCGGCGTCGTTGGGCCCCTATCAGGGGATACGCGCCGGAGGGCTGTCGGGATCACTCGGTCGTTCGCGGGCGGGCCCCTTCCGGTCCGGAATCCGCCGATCCGAATGCCGTCGCCGCGTCAGCGGACGTAGAGGTGAACCTCGTTCTGCGCGACGTTGCGCGAATCCGACAGCAGGTTCACCCGGCCCGGCTGGATGCCCATGCTGGTCAGCGTGCGCAGCACCGCCTCGGCATTGCGCTGGGCCGCCGCCCCGTTCAGCGCGACCTGCGCCGCATTGCCGCGATCCGGGCTGACCGCCACGAGGTCGAACACGGCGTTCGGCTTGGCCGTCATCGCCTGGTTCACGGCATTGAACAGCGCCTGCTGATAGGGAACGTTCTCGCGATCGAACTTGATGATGACCAGCGGCTCGGCCGACGGGTCGATGCCCTGACCGGACGCCGCGACGCGGGCCGCCGCATTCTCGGTCAGCTGGAACGAACGGGTGGCGATATTGGCGCCGTAGAGCTGTCCGTTCTTGATGCCTTCGGCCAGCGTCGTCATGTTGCCGCGCTCGGCGGAGACATAAAGGTTGTGCCGGTTGATCTCCTGCGTGACGTCGGTCAGCATCCGGTCGAGATCGACCAGCGACTGGTGCACGGAATCTTCCAGGACGCGCAGGCGGGCGTGATCCTCATCCACCGCGCCGGACAGGCCGTAGGTCGCCTGAACCGTGCTCAGCAGGAACTTCCCGAAGGCGGCCTGATCCGAGGCATCACTGTGCAGCTTGGACAACGACGGAATGGTCTGCTCGACCTGGGCCAGGGAGTTCTGGGCCTGGTTCCATTGCTCGACCAGGATCGGGTTGCCCGGGGTGGTGCCGAGCTGCAGGCGCGAGGTGATCGCGGCCTTGTTGCTGTGATAGGTGTTGGCGTTCGACGCGCTGTTGCCGCGGATCGCGCTCAGCCGGCCCTTCAGGTCGCCGACCTGCCCGGTCAGCTGCCGCAAATCCTGATCCATCTGGGCGATGCGTTCGCCGACCGCCGTGGTGCCGGAATAGACGGCCTGGGTGCTGGCCGGGACCGGTGCCGCCGCGGGCTGGGCCGTTGCCTGCTGGGCTGCCGGGGCCGGGCTGCTCTGCGATGCGGTCGTCGGCTGCGAGGTGGCGGTGTCGCCGCCCGCCGGATCCTGCGCGTCGAGTGACGGCCACAACGAGTCGCACCCGCTGAGCATGACGCATGTCGCGCCGATCAGTCCAAGCATCCTGAAAGAAGTCGTCATGCCCTGCACCATGCCTTGTACCGCCCTGTCTTCCTCGGACCCGCCGCTGGGCCGTCGGGCCGGCCCTTTATCGGGCAGCCTCAGTCCAGCCTATCGCGGTTTATGCCCCCATGCGACTCAAGATACCGATCCGCACCCGCGCGGCCGTACCCCGACTCGTTGTCCCATGCCGGTCCGGACCCTTCATGCGGCGCCACCAAACCGGCGCCGCCGGGCCGAACCCGGCAAACTTAGCGCGGATACTACTTGACCCCGCGTTCGGGGACAACCCGCATTCTGGGTGGAGGATAGGCCGAATCCCATTGGACTAGCGCGATTTTTTCCGGCCGTTGCGTCTCGGTCTCACCCGCGTGGGCGGCCCGGTGCCGGCCCCGCATGCGCCCCGTTCGCCGCCGCGAAATCGGCCGGAAGCGCATCTTTGTCATTTTCTTGCAAATCGGCCCTTGCCAATCGTCCCCGCTTGGCCTATCAACCGCGCCGCGCCGCCGATCATCGGCCGGCCACACAGCGCGCCCCTAGCTCAACTGGATAGAGCACCTGACTACGGATCAGGAGGTTGGGGGTTCGAATCCTCCGGGGCGCGCCATTTTCTTTCTGAAAAATCCGGGGCTACCGACTGCGCGTCTATCGGGTGCGCTTGTCGTTCGATTTTCTGATCCGGTGCTCCGGGTCGGTCGCGTGGCCTGCGTTGGAAGCCGCTGATATCTCGAAGAAAAGAGCGACTGTGTGCCGCGGGCCGGGCGCGGTCGAAAATCGTCCCGCTGTGACCGTCGTCACTGTTCCGCGGGATCGCCCATACTATCTATATGCGTATCGGTAGGAAGACGCGGATGTCGCGCCTTTCGATCAAGGCAAACCGTCGGTAACGGCGGGACGCAAAGCCTCCGGCCCCGGCGCGTTCACGGGGTAGCGGGGTTGCCGAAAAGCGAAGACTGGAAACAACGCGTGACGCCGAAAGCTGTACGCCCGATGGGTTTTGACCGCCTGCTTCTCTATACAATGATCGCCTTTTTCGGGGCGTTGCCGATCATCCTGATGCCGTTATTCGGCGACCAGGTCATCGACGCCGTGGAGGAAATCTCCGACACCGACGACGACCGACCGCGGGATGACGGCGAACCGGTGCGCCTGGTGACCGGCCCGCTGATGAACGTCTCCGGTCGGATCAAGGACGGCCTTGTGGCGGTGATCGATCTGCCGAACCGCACGACGGCGGATGCCCTGTGCGAGCAATCACCCTATCTGCACGACCGTCTGCAGGTGTTCGCGGCGGAGCACCCGTCCAGGCTGGATCAGAAGACCCGCATCTCGGGCCGGGACCCGGTCCTGATCCGGGCGCTGCGCGAGAAGTTTCCCGACATTCCGATGGACGCCGTCCGGCTGACCGAACCGACGGCCTACAAATCGATCTATCCGAGCCGAGACGTCTATGAATGTCAGGGCCTCAGCTATCGGCGGATCGCCCAGAAATCCCATCAGTAGTTCCCGGTTTGTTTTCCTTTCGGACTCGTCTATTGTGCCCGGAAAGGAGAGCGCCATGTCAGATCTGTCCCTGGAGACAGCCGAGCCATCCGGTTTCGGCACGCGGCCCGATGCGACCTTCGCGGTGACGCGGGGCACGACGCGCCTGCTGCGGGAAATGGGGCTGGCCTGCCTGACGGAGGTGCCGCTGAAGACTGGCCGCCGGGTCGACATCATGGCCCTGGACAAGAAAGGGCAGACGACGGTCGTGGAGGTCAAATCCTCGCTGGAGGATTATGCGGCCGATTCCAAATGGGGCGAGTATCTGCCGTTCTGCGACCGGTTCTATTTTGCCGTTCCGACGGACTTTCCCATCGATATCTTGCCGGAGGAGGTCGGCCTGATCATCGCCGACGCCTATGGCGCATCCATCGAGCGGACGGCAGCGGAAGGCAGCATGAATGCCAGTCGCCGGAAATCCCTGACCCTGCGGTTTGCCCGCCTCGCCGCGGAACGCTGGATGCGCATGGTGGATGCCTAGCGGCCGCGCCGAGTGCCCGGGCCAGCTAGAGGTCAACTGCGGTTCAGCTTTGCGATCGTGTTCGTGGTGGAATGGCCGTCGACCAGATCGGCCAGCACGACCCTGCCCCCCAGGCGTTCGACGACATCGGCGCCGACGACCTTGTCCCGGGTGTAGTCCGCGCCCTTTACCAGCACATCCGGCTCCAGCGCCGTGATCAGGGAGAGCGGCGTGTCCTCCCCGAAGATCACGACCAGATCGACATCGCCCAGCGCGGCCAGCACCGCCGCGCGGGCACTTTCCGGCTGAACCGGTCGGTCCGGTCCCTTCAGGCGGGCGACGGAGGCATCGCTGTTCAGGCCGATCACCAGCCGATCGCAGGCCGCGCGGGCCTGGGCGATGAGCGAAACATGGCCGGGATGCAGCAGGTCGAAGCAGCCATTGGTGAAGCCGACCGATTTGCCTGCCCGGCGCCAGGCGGCGATACGGTCGACGGCCTCCGCCTGGGTCAGCACCTTGGATTCCCCGGCTTCCAGGCGCTCCTCATGGCTGTCGTTCAGGATCTCGCCCGGATAGGCGACGGCGGTGCCGGCCTTGGCGACCACGATGCCGGCGGCGCGGTTTGCCAGGGCGGCCGCGTCCCGGGCGTCGAGACCCGCGGCCAGACCGGCGGCCAATGCGGCGACAACGGTATCCCCGGCACCGGCGACGTCGAAGACTTCGCGGGCGCGGGCGGGCAGGTGGATGGCGCTTTCGGTCCCATCCGCGGGGTGGCGGTAGAGGGTCATGCCCTCCTCTGACCGGGTGGCGAGCACACCGCCCAGGCCGCAGGTGTCGGTCAGATGGCGGCAGGCGGCGATCACCGCCGCATCGCCTTCCGCGGACATGCCGCTGGCCAGGGTCAGTTCCGCACGGTTCGGCGTCACAAGGTCGGCACCGCGATAGCGGGAGAAATCCCGGCCTTTCGGATCGACGATGACGGGGACGCCCGCCGCCCGGGCCGCGTCGATCAGCGCGGTGATCAGCGCGTCCGACAGCACTCCCTTGCCGTAATCCGAGAGGATCAGCGTGCCGACGCCGGGAAGGGCCGCCAGGGCTGCATTCCGAAGCGCGGCGGCGGTCTCGTCAGGGAAGGGGCCTGTGCGCTCCCGGTCGGTTCGTAGCAACTGGGCGCGGCCCGCGATATAGCGGGTCTTGACCGCCGTCGGCCGGTCCGGCGCGGTGATAGACGCATCCGTGACGCCGGGCAGTTCGGCCAGCATCCCGGCCAGTTCCTCAGCCGCCGGATCGTCGCCGACCGCGCCGACCAGGGTGCATTTCGCGCCCAGTGCGGAAAGGTTGCGCGCGACGTTGGCCGCGCCGCCCAGGGCAGGCCTTTCGCGCTGAACCGACAGCACTGGGATCGGCGCTTCCGGTGAAATGCGCTCGACCTTGCCTTCGACAAAACGGTCCAGCATCAGGTCGCCCACGCAGAGCACATTGGCCCCGCCCAGCCGCTCCAGAATTGCCGCCAGATCGGTCTCCGTCATGTCCGGACTGTCCTTGATTTCGATGGGGAAAGACGCGTCAGCGAAAGTCGCGCGGCCCCGCGTGAAGGAAGGCCTTTTCGGTACCCCAGAACAATCCCGCCGTCAAATATCCGCCCTTGCCGGCACCGGTATCCACGCAGATTCGATTCGGATGCAGCTCCGGGTCCGGCGACGGGGTGTGCCCGTGCACCACCAATCCGCCGAAATCGTGGCAGCTGTCCAGGAACGGCTCGCGAATCCACATCATGTCGCTGTCGGTCTGATCGTCGACGGCGATTCCGGGGCGCAGACCGGCATGGACAAAGATGAAGTCCCCGTCCCGATGGAGGGTCGACAGCCCCTCCAGAAACTGGCGATGGGGGGCCGGTAATGCGGCGTCCAGATCGCGCCGGCAGCGCTGGAATCCGGCGATGTCGAACGGATCGTCCGGCGGCGTGACGCCATAGCTTTGCACCGTCGCGTCGCCCCCATTGGCGATCCAGGCCCCGCCGAGACGCAAATCCCCGTCATTGAGGAAACGCAGCATCATTTCCTCATGATTGCCGCGCAGAAAGACCGCATCGATCCCCGCCTTGCGCATGTCGATCAGCCGGTCGATGACACCGGCGGAATCCGGGCCGCGGTCGATATAGTCGCCGACAAAGACGAACCGGTCATGCAGGGCGGCATTGTTGTCGCCGGCTTCGCGGCCGATCCGGGCCAGCAGTTCTTCCAGCAGGTCCAGATGACCGTGAACGTCGCCAACGGCGATCAGCCGCACACCGTCCGGTGCGCGGGATCGGTTCAAGGGTTGGGCCGACGGGGCGGATGCCGTCCTGATAGAGCCTCACTCTCCGGCGGACGTCACTCGGCAGGGGCTTTGCCTTCCTCGGCCGGCGGGTCGCCGTAGCTTTTCCACTCGTTGCGTCCCCCCCGGTTATCCAGATAGTTGGCCAAAGCCACCACAACAGATCTGTCATACTTTTTATTGCCATCGGACAGCAGGATATCCAGCGCCTTGTCGAAGCTCATGCCGGCGCGCCAGGCGCGGGCGCTGACCATGCCGACAAAGGCATTGGCGACGGCCGCGATCCGGGCGGTAACCACAATGTCCTGTCCGGACAATCCATCCGGCGTGCCGCTGCCGTCGAAGTTTTCCTGCAACTGGCGCAGCGTGTCGTAGACCGGGCCGTCGAAATCGATGTTCGAGACCAGCTCCGCGCTGGTCAGCACCGACTGCTGGATCATCTTGATTTCTTCGTCGGTCAGACCGCCCTGCTTGGTCAGAACTTCTTCCGGCACCGTGATCTTGCCCAGATTCATCAGGCTGCCGGCGATGGCCGCCGTTTCGGTCAGGACATGCTCGATATCCATTTCCTTGGACACCGCCCGGGCGACCTCGCCGACCCGGACCGAATGGTTGGCGGAGAACGGGTCACGGCGATCGACGACCGAGACCAGGGTGCCGACCAACTGGCGCATCACGGCCTCGCGCTTCTCGCGCTCCTTCACGCTTTCGGTGATGTCCTGACTGACCATCAGGACGCCGGGCGGGAAATCCTCACGCGCCGGCAGCGGCTGGAAGTCAGAGCGATAGACTTTCGGCCCATCCTCACCCAGTTCCATCGTATGGGTGACGGTCAGGCGCTCGTTCTTGGCCAGGGCCTCCTTGACCCAGGCGGCAATGCGCTTGCCTTCGACCGGACCCAGAATGGCGGAGACATGCTTGTCGAACATGTCTTTGCGGTCCATGCGCGACAGTTCCAGCGCCGTCTTGTTGAACCAGCGGTAATGACCGTTCTCGTCCAGGATGACGATCGCGTTCGGCTGACTGTCCGTCACCAGGTGCATGAAGTTGCGCTGTCCCTGGAAACGGTTGGCCAGTTCCTCGAACTTGTGCGCGGCCTCGGTCGCGCGCTGCGACGTGCCGTAATACCAGAGTGCCAGCATCCCGATCAGCACCAGCACGATGATGGCGCCGAAGACGACCATCAGCAGCTGGATGCGCTCGCGCGATTCCTTCAGCGCCTCGGCCGTGTCGACCTTGTGCAGCAGGGTCCAGGGAACCTGCTGGAAGGCGCGGGAGATCGCCAGGACCTCGTTGCCGGCATAATCCGTCACCGTCGCGAAGCCGCCCACGGTGCGGACCGCCCAGGCGCCGGCCAGATTCGGCGTGTCGATCGCCAGAGGCTTCTTCAGCGGCGCGGTGCCGTCGGCCCGCGGTGTCAGATACTCGATCTGGTTCTTGGTCTGACGAACGATCAGCGTCTCGGCGGTTTCCTCCGTCGCGCCCGGCTGCTCCAGCAGCGGGTAGAGCTCGTCGGCGATTTCCTTGATGCCCAGCACGTAACCCAGCTGCGACTCGGCGCTTTCGTCGGCCTGAATGGCATAGACCGGCACCAGGAAGGCCATGGAGGGCTTGCCGTCGGCATTCAGGAAGATGTCGGAGACCGCCGATACGCCGCGTTCGGTGCTGTCCAGGAAGGTCCGAACCTCGCCCTTGATCTGGGGGAAGTTCTCGGTGCGGACGATGTATTCGTAATTCAGGTCGATCAGGGCAAGGCCGTGCGTGCCTTCCTTGGCGATGTTGGCGCCGACCTGCGGTCCGGTATCCTCCGTGCGGAAGCCGGCCCGGTCGGCCACTACCTCCAGCAAATTGCCGAGATAGCCGAGCTCCGCCTGGGCCTCCTCGCCGCCTCCGCCGCCGGCCTCATGGAAGACGGTCAGATAGAGCTGCACCGACGCATTGTCGGCGATGCCGCGCAGGTCGCCGGTCTGTTCGTCCAGCCAGCGTTCGATGTCGGTGAAGCGGCTGTCGATGACGATGGACATGCGGCTTTGCCATTGCCGCATCTCGCGGGCCTGTTCCGACGCCTTGAACTGCAGCATCAGGAAGATGCCGACGGCGACGAAGATGGCGACACCAACGCCGGTCAGAATCATCTTCATCCGCGCGCTCATGGCTGGTTTGGCGGCCTTGTCGCTGTCCTTCGCGCCGCCGTCGCTCGTCGTGCTGCTCACCGGTATTCCCCCCTGATCCCAAAAGGATGCGTGTATCGACGCGGATAATGCCCAAATTCCGCGACAAGGTACACCCTCACGTTTTAGCGATATTCGTGCAAATTCCGATCCGTACGCTTGGCAGCCGCAGGGGTTATCAAATATGGTTACCGTCGTCGTTCGGCGGGCTGCGGGCCCCGGGACGACAAGCGACAGCAACGGGGGTGCCGTGTCGCCGCGTCGGGCGACGTCACGGCATGCCGGGAATTCCGGCGGAGTGGAGTTGATGTCATGATGCGCAGGATGCCCTTACTGACGGTCGCCGCGGCCTTTTCGGCACTGGTCATGTTGTCGCCCAATGCCGGTGCGGCCAGCGTCAAGCTGTTCGGGACCAAGGAGATCAGTTCCAGCAAGCTCGACAAGTTCGAGAAATGGACCGGTGTCCTGGCCCGCTACGGCGGTGAGAAGGGGGCGGAACTGAATGCCTGCCAGATCACCGCGACCGAGGCCTGCCACATCGCGAAATGGCGAATCTTCCTGAACAAGCTGAAGAACCATCCGCCCGTCGAGCAGCTGCAATACGTCAACAAGTACCTGAACCAGTACGCCTATATCCTGGACCCGATCAACTACGGGAAGAAGGATTACTGGGCCACGCCGCGGGAATTCATGTACCGCACCGGCGATTGCGAAGATTACGCGATCTCGAAATACGTCTCGCTGCTGCATCTCGGCTGGCCCAAGGAGCAGATGCGGATCGTGGTGCTTCAGGACCTGAACCTGAACACGCCGCATGCGATCCTGGTGGTTTATGTCGACGGCCAGGCCCTGGTCCTCGACAACCAGATCCCGCAGGTCATCGACGCCAGCCGCATCAAGCACTACAAGCCGATCTTCTCGATCAACGAAGACCGCTGGTGGCTCCATCGGGGGTAAGGCTCCGGCCTCGGCCCGCGACCTTCCCGCACAGCCGTGCCGGGTGCCCTCTCCCGGGGGAAGGGGACTGGCGCTTCTGCGATAGCAGGACTGTTGATCGTTCCGGTACCGCGAGAGCCCGTCGAAGGTTCCTGCTTCCGCAGAAAACGGAGGTGTTCTGGACCGTCATTCCCGCGGAGTCGGGAATCCGGGGCCGTCTGCACGGGGAGGTCAAGTTTGCATCCTCGTGCTCCTGCAGAAGCAGGGGCCTTCGCGATATCTGCGCCTCGCGCGCCCGGTTCAATCGCCGCGCAGATACCGCGTCGGCGTGTCGCCCAGGGTTCGGCGGAACATGGCGATGAAGGCGGACGGGCTGTCGTAACCCAGGTCCAGGGCGACGCTGGTGACCGGCACGCCTTCGGACAGGCGCTCCAGGGCGGCGAGCAGCACGCGCTGCCGGCGCCAGACGCCGAAGCTCATACCGGTTTCCTTCTGGAACAGGCGGGCCAGGGTACGCGGGGCGGCGCCGCTGATCCTGGCGAAATCTTCGAGACCCCTTCGATCGGCGGGGTCTTCCAGCAGGGCGTCGGTCACGGCGCGCAGACGGGAATCTTCGGGCAGGGGCAGGTGCAGTTCCGCGGGCGGCGCGGCGCGCATCTGGTCCAGCAGGACGGCCATCAGGCGACCCTGCGGGCCGTCTTCCTGCCAGTCACGCGGGAAGGCGGCGGCTTCCAGGATCAACTGGCGCAGCAGCGGGTCGACATTCAGGACAGCGCAGCGATCGGGCATGCCGGTCATCGCCTCCGCGCCGACATAAAGGCTGCGGAACTTGGCGTGGCCGACCGGACGGATGTCGTGCATGATTCCCGGCGGGATCCAGACCGCCATGGCGGGCGGCGCGGTGAAGCGGCCCTGCGGCGTCAGTACGGTCAGCACCCCTTCCGCCGAATAGGTGAACTGCCCCCAGTCATGGGCGTGCGGCGTCACGGCCTCCCCGACGCTCATGTCGATGGCCCGGACTTCGACCGGTCGAAGCAAGTGCGAGGGGACGGCGTTCCGTGGGGGCGCTTGGCTGATTCTAGACATCGTTTGTCAGAATAGCGAGAGACAGCCGGGCTGGCGAGGCGTAAATCTCGCCTCATCGGAATGACGCCGCCAAACCAGGGCGGCCGGATTGAGAAAGCACGCGCGATGAGCCGTTACGTCCCCCGTTTCCTGCAGGGCCCCGAAGGCATGCTGATCCTGATGGCCTTTGCGATGGCGCTCAGCCTGCAGGGCTGGTTCGCGCTGCTGAACAATTTCGTCGTGGAACGGGCGAACTTCACCGGCAAGGAAATCGGCTTCCTGCAGTCGATCCGGGAGATCCCGGGCTTTCTGTCCTTCGCGGCGGTCCTGTTGCTGCCCTTCATCCGGGAGCAGAACCTGGCCTTCCTGTCGCTGTTCCTGCTGGGGCTCGGCACCGCGCTGACGGGGTATTTCCCGACGGAGCTTGGGCTCTATTTGACGACGCTGCTGATGTCGACGGGGTTCCATTACTACGAGACGATGAACCAGTCGCTGACCTTGCAGATGATCGAAAAGAAGCACGCGCCGATCCATCTGGCGACGCAATTGAAAGCCGCCTCCATCGGCACTTTCTTCATCTTCGTGATCATCATCGCCTTCTTCAACGATTCCGCCTTCATCCGGATTCAGGAAGGGCTGGGCATCGCCGATCCGCTGACCGGCTTCAATCTGGGCTATGTCCCGATCTATGTGTTTGCCGGGGTGGCGACCGCCGTCATCGCAGTGTTCTGCAAGCTCTACTATCCGTTCTTCGAGGCGGCAGAGGTTCAGACCAAGTCGCTGTTCCTGCGGCGGCGCTATTGGCTGTACTACGCGCTGACCTTCATGGGCGGTGCCCGGCGTCAGATCTTTATGGTCTTCGCGGGTTTCCTGATGGTCCAGAAGTTCGGCTATGACGCGACGGCGATCACGCTCCTCTTCATGGTCAATCTGGTGGCGAATATCTGGATCGCGCCCTATATCGGCCGCTTCATCGCGAAGATGGGCGAGCGCCGGGCGCTGATCGTCGAGTATGTCGGCCTGATCGCCGTCTTCGGCAGCTACGCCGTGGTCGAGGACGCGTCCGTCGCGGCCTTCCTCTACATCGTCGACCACCTGTTCTTTGCCTTCTCCATGGCGATCAAGACCTATTTCCAGAAGATCGCCGATCCGAAGGACATCGCCTCGACGGCCGGGGTCAGTTTCACGATCAACCACATTGCCGCGGTCGGCATCCCCGCCGCTTTCGGCTTCCTCTATCTGGAGGACGAGGGGCTGGTCTTCATCCTGGGTGCCGGCATGGCGGTGGTCTCCCTGATCCTGGCAATGCTGGTGCCGCGCGACCCGGAGGCTGGCAACGAAACGGTGCTGACGCGCCCGACCCCTGTCGCGGCTCAACCGGCGGAATGATACGGACGCCGCGGGGATGGCGGCTTGACCCAGGTCAATGACGGGGAGGGGCCGGCGGGATAGTTTCGGGACGATTTACAACGTCTTTCCCGGGAATTGATCGCCATGGAAGCCCTGAAACCGATATTGCTGACCCTCGCTGGTGTTCTCGTCATTCTGGGGTTTGCCGCGACATTGTGGTTCGGCCTGGAAGCCGTGTTCTGGGTCGCGCTGATCCTTGTCCCCGTGGTCTTTGTCCAGACGCTGCTCTGGGGACGATAGCCGGGCGGCGGCGTCTCGGAGCGCGCCCTGTTCAACTTCCCAAAAATGCATAACAGTGCATAATACCCTGAATGGATGTGAGTTCGGGGAGGCGGTTATGCGTGTCATCCTTCCGATCCTGGCGGTCTGTGTGATTGCGTTCTGGGGAGAGCGCGTCGCGGCCCAGACCCAGCAGACCGACGTCATCTGCTTCTGCGCGGTTTTCTACAACACGGAACCCTGCAAGACGCGCTGCCGCGGCACGCAACCTGGTACGGGAGGAGGGACCGGTGTTCCCTCCACCTTGCGGCAGGTTGATCCGTTCCTGTTCCCTTCGACCCTGGATCTGGGCGACAAGCCACCTTCCGCCGTTGAACTGCCGCAGCCGCTGGATGAGATCTTCCGCCATCTCGGGATCGGTCGCCAAGCGTCCAACGATGAGTGGAGTGCGATGACGCAGATCGACTTGCCGGACACCATGACCGCATCGGAGCTGGAAGTCTTCCGGCAGACGCTGGAGCGGTTGCGGGGTGGTGTTCTGGAGGAGGTTCGCACCGACCTGGACGCCGCCTATACGAACGGAAAAATCGACCGGGACACCTATGAAGCCGGGCTGGAGCAATACCGGACCGGTATCGAGCTATACAAGGACGGCTTCGGTCTGTACCGCGAACGCCTGTATGGCAGTTAAGCCTGGTTCTGAGGGGGACAGGTTCATGGAGTTCGATCCCTGGGAGATACTTTGTACCCGGCTCAAGGATGTGGTGCTGCCGATGGTCGTGGTCGTCGCCGTGAGTGCGGTGGCCGCGTCCCTGCCGTTCCTGCACAGAATCCGGGACAAGACCGCCTTTCTGGGCACGGTCGCGGCGTTTGGATTGATCGGCGGCGTGATCGGCCTTTTCACCGGCGCCAGTCGCGATCCCGTGGTCGGCGCCGTTCTGCCCGCCTTCCTGACGCTTGCGGGCGGATTCGTGACGTACATTCTGGGCCGACAGGAAGCGTCCGCTGCGCCGGATGGTACCCCGGCGCCCGTTTTCGATCCCCCGGATGTCCGCAGGCTTGCGATCTCCATCCTGATCGTGATCGCTTTGACCGGCAGTTGGATGGCTTTTTTCGGCAGTTCCCTGCGCACCACGGCCGAAACCCACCACCGTGAGACGGTCGAGAAACCCTACAAGATCTTCGAATACTGCCTGAGCCACAGCACGGAGCCGTTCTGCGCCCAGTATTTTCAGTGATCTTTCATCACGGCGGATCCGGTCCGGGGCGGAATGCCGGTCGCCATTACTGCTGAGGCTTCGGTACCATGCCCTTCATGCTGCGGCCGCCGAAGATGTGGAAATGCAGATGCGGGACTTCCTGGTGGGCGTCCTTGCCGTGATTGGCGATCAGGCGATAGCCCGGCTCGTCCAGTCCCAGTTGCCGGGCGACGGTGCCGATGGCCTTGAAGAAGCCGGCGATTTCCTCGTCGCTGGCCTTCGCCGTGAAGTCCGCGGTTGAAACATAGGGGCCCTTCGGGATCACCAGGACATGGACCGGCGCCTGGGGCGCGATGTCGTGAAAGGCGAGGGCATAATCGTCCTCGTAAACCTTGTTGCAGGGAATCTCGCCCCGCAGGATCTTCGCGAAGATGTTCTGGTCGTCGTAACTCATTCGGTCTGTCTCCCGGGCAAGGTCTTTTGAAGCGTCAGGCGTTGGCCCCGTGCGACTGGACAAAAACTTCACCCATTTTGCAACCGCGTTCGGTTTTCCCGCACGGACCCGCTGTCGTGCTCCTGCGGAAGCAGGAGCCTTCGGGGAGTTTGCTCCGTGCCTGATCAAGAAAGGTTCCTGCTTTCGCAGGAATACAGGTCAGGTCCGTCTGCCGCCGACCGCGCCGGACAGTTCCGCGCCGATCAGGCCGCTGCCCGCCAGGGCGTAAAAGCCGGCGATCAAACGGTTGAAGACCAGCCGCCGTCCGGCGGACTTCAGGAAGCGGCTGACCGCCGTTCCGAAGCCGCAATAGCCGACATAGATCACCGCCGTGATCGCCTGCGCGGTCGGCACCAGGATCGCCAGCTGCGGGGTCAGCGGCCGGGCCGGGTCGACGAATTGCGAGAAGACGGCGGCATAGGCGAGGACCGCCTTCGGGTTGCTGAGCGAGATGAGCACGGAATCGCGCAGGATGCGTCCGGCGGGCTTCGCGGTTTCCGCCTTCACGGCGACGGCGCGGCCGGATCTGCGCCACATCGAAATCCCCA of Alphaproteobacteria bacterium contains these proteins:
- a CDS encoding MmcB family DNA repair protein, which produces MSDLSLETAEPSGFGTRPDATFAVTRGTTRLLREMGLACLTEVPLKTGRRVDIMALDKKGQTTVVEVKSSLEDYAADSKWGEYLPFCDRFYFAVPTDFPIDILPEEVGLIIADAYGASIERTAAEGSMNASRRKSLTLRFARLAAERWMRMVDA
- the rfaE1 gene encoding D-glycero-beta-D-manno-heptose-7-phosphate kinase, with translation MTETDLAAILERLGGANVLCVGDLMLDRFVEGKVERISPEAPIPVLSVQRERPALGGAANVARNLSALGAKCTLVGAVGDDPAAEELAGMLAELPGVTDASITAPDRPTAVKTRYIAGRAQLLRTDRERTGPFPDETAAALRNAALAALPGVGTLILSDYGKGVLSDALITALIDAARAAGVPVIVDPKGRDFSRYRGADLVTPNRAELTLASGMSAEGDAAVIAACRHLTDTCGLGGVLATRSEEGMTLYRHPADGTESAIHLPARAREVFDVAGAGDTVVAALAAGLAAGLDARDAAALANRAAGIVVAKAGTAVAYPGEILNDSHEERLEAGESKVLTQAEAVDRIAAWRRAGKSVGFTNGCFDLLHPGHVSLIAQARAACDRLVIGLNSDASVARLKGPDRPVQPESARAAVLAALGDVDLVVIFGEDTPLSLITALEPDVLVKGADYTRDKVVGADVVERLGGRVVLADLVDGHSTTNTIAKLNRS
- a CDS encoding metallophosphoesterase family protein, with amino-acid sequence MNRSRAPDGVRLIAVGDVHGHLDLLEELLARIGREAGDNNAALHDRFVFVGDYIDRGPDSAGVIDRLIDMRKAGIDAVFLRGNHEEMMLRFLNDGDLRLGGAWIANGGDATVQSYGVTPPDDPFDIAGFQRCRRDLDAALPAPHRQFLEGLSTLHRDGDFIFVHAGLRPGIAVDDQTDSDMMWIREPFLDSCHDFGGLVVHGHTPSPDPELHPNRICVDTGAGKGGYLTAGLFWGTEKAFLHAGPRDFR
- a CDS encoding HD domain-containing phosphohydrolase, encoding MSSTTSDGGAKDSDKAAKPAMSARMKMILTGVGVAIFVAVGIFLMLQFKASEQAREMRQWQSRMSIVIDSRFTDIERWLDEQTGDLRGIADNASVQLYLTVFHEAGGGGGEEAQAELGYLGNLLEVVADRAGFRTEDTGPQVGANIAKEGTHGLALIDLNYEYIVRTENFPQIKGEVRTFLDSTERGVSAVSDIFLNADGKPSMAFLVPVYAIQADESAESQLGYVLGIKEIADELYPLLEQPGATEETAETLIVRQTKNQIEYLTPRADGTAPLKKPLAIDTPNLAGAWAVRTVGGFATVTDYAGNEVLAISRAFQQVPWTLLHKVDTAEALKESRERIQLLMVVFGAIIVLVLIGMLALWYYGTSQRATEAAHKFEELANRFQGQRNFMHLVTDSQPNAIVILDENGHYRWFNKTALELSRMDRKDMFDKHVSAILGPVEGKRIAAWVKEALAKNERLTVTHTMELGEDGPKVYRSDFQPLPAREDFPPGVLMVSQDITESVKEREKREAVMRQLVGTLVSVVDRRDPFSANHSVRVGEVARAVSKEMDIEHVLTETAAIAGSLMNLGKITVPEEVLTKQGGLTDEEIKMIQQSVLTSAELVSNIDFDGPVYDTLRQLQENFDGSGTPDGLSGQDIVVTARIAAVANAFVGMVSARAWRAGMSFDKALDILLSDGNKKYDRSVVVALANYLDNRGGRNEWKSYGDPPAEEGKAPAE
- a CDS encoding transglutaminase-like cysteine peptidase, whose amino-acid sequence is MMRRMPLLTVAAAFSALVMLSPNAGAASVKLFGTKEISSSKLDKFEKWTGVLARYGGEKGAELNACQITATEACHIAKWRIFLNKLKNHPPVEQLQYVNKYLNQYAYILDPINYGKKDYWATPREFMYRTGDCEDYAISKYVSLLHLGWPKEQMRIVVLQDLNLNTPHAILVVYVDGQALVLDNQIPQVIDASRIKHYKPIFSINEDRWWLHRG